In Desulfofustis limnaeus, the genomic stretch GCTGCACCAGCAGACAGCCGGCCAGCGAACTCATGCGCACCACCGAGGTTTGGTTGTCCGTGACATTGCAGGCGTCCACGTTGCCTTTGACGTATGCCGCCTTCTTCAGCACTTTCTCGGGGTCCGCTCCGCGTGGTGGACCGCATTCAGCGGTAACGGCAAAATGACCGGCGGCGAGTACCTTCTCCAGGTTGCTTCCCGATTTCATCAGACCATGTCCTCCCTGATAATCCGCCGCGGACCGCCGTCTCGAGCACTGCTCCAGCCCTTGTACGGTTTCAGCTTGCCGTAATTTTCCAGTTGGTCGGGCGCCTTGAGCCGGTCGATGATCAATTGCCAGCCGCAGGGCACCTCTTTGGACACCTCGCAAACCCCGCCGACCGAGCCGCCGCAGGGCCCGTGAAACAGGGATTTGGCGCAGCGGGTGACGGGACAGATGCCGCCGGTCAGGTGCAGCACACAATCACCGCAACCCTGGCACCTCTCCGACCACTCGCCCTGCCGCTCGGTCACCCCGAGAAAACCGGTATTGATGCCGGGCAATAAAGGGGTCCGGTTGAATTTCTCAGCCATGAACTGAATCCCGGCACCGCAGGCGATGGACAGCACCGCCTGGTAGTCCTCCACATAGGGACGCATCGGTTCGAGATATTCGGGATCGCATTGTCGCTCCAAACAGACCTCCCGGATCTCCAATGGTCGTCCGGCCGCCTCCCGGGCCAGACGCAGGGTCGACGCCAGCACCTGAACCTCCTTTTCGCCGCCGACCCGGCACACGGTGACACAGCCGAAACAGCCGGCAACGACTATTTTGTCGTACAACTCGACCATTTCCAGGATCTCTTCGATTGGTTTTGGGGTACCGGTTATCATGTCGCAGCTTCCTCCTGGGTAATCGTGCGGCCCTGCATGCCCCGAACCAGATTGATCGGACTCGGGCCAAGTGCTTGTACCTGATCGACGAACTCCCCGGCAAACCGGGCAAAGGTCGCCCCTTCTCCGGCGCTGAGGTTGTACATACGGATCCGTTCCGCCCCCAGGCCGATCCTGCCGAGGATCTCCGCTACCCGGCCGACCCGGGCCTTGGCGCGGATATTGCCGTTGACGAAGTGGCAATCACCCTCGAGGCAGCCGATCACCATCACCCCATCGGCTCCGTTCTCGAAGGCCCTGAGCAGCAGAGCCTCCTCAACCCTGCCGGTGCACGGCAGCATGACGATGCTGACCGACACCGGGTAGACACGACGCTCCGAACCTGCCAGGTCGGCGGCGGTGTAGGCTCAGTGACGGCAGGCGAAGATGATGACGTCCGGGGTAAAATCGCTCATACAGCGCTCCCTTGCTCGATGGTGGGCCGATCGGCCCGGTAGGCACTCAGTTTCGCTTCGATGTTGTCATCCCGGAACCGGCCGAGGCTGATGGTCTTGGCCGGGCATTCGGCGACGCAGATGCCGCACCCCTGGCACAACGCCGGATTGATGTAGGCGGTATGCTCCTCGGTAATTACCGGTACCCCGTATGGACAGGCCCGGACACAGGTGAGACAGACGGCGCAGTGGGCCGGGTTGACCACGGAAAAGACCCCGGACAGGGTCAGTTTCTCCTTGGCCAGAATCGTCGCCGCCCGGGCTACCGCCGCCTGGGCTTGGGTGATGGTCTCGCTGACGTTCTTCGGCCCATGGGCGGTTCCGGCCAGGAACACCCCCTC encodes the following:
- a CDS encoding methylenetetrahydrofolate reductase C-terminal domain-containing protein, which produces MITGTPKPIEEILEMVELYDKIVVAGCFGCVTVCRVGGEKEVQVLASTLRLAREAAGRPLEIREVCLERQCDPEYLEPMRPYVEDYQAVLSIACGAGIQFMAEKFNRTPLLPGINTGFLGVTERQGEWSERCQGCGDCVLHLTGGICPVTRCAKSLFHGPCGGSVGGVCEVSKEVPCGWQLIIDRLKAPDQLENYGKLKPYKGWSSARDGGPRRIIREDMV
- a CDS encoding hydrogenase iron-sulfur subunit; this translates as MSDFTPDVIIFACRHUAYTAADLAGSERRVYPVSVSIVMLPCTGRVEEALLLRAFENGADGVMVIGCLEGDCHFVNGNIRAKARVGRVAEILGRIGLGAERIRMYNLSAGEGATFARFAGEFVDQVQALGPSPINLVRGMQGRTITQEEAAT